In the Piscinibacter sp. XHJ-5 genome, one interval contains:
- a CDS encoding PAS domain S-box protein codes for MPLEAVAEMPPEPHTRDLQGMLLDAVDDGVGLLDAQGMLRLANPALAALLGRDAAEFAGDPWRMRIADGEHTAWDAAFEAACRGERASCATLLCRPDGHAVPVEISLRPLRDADDRVEAIALIACDPTRRQGNEEMLRWIARATAPLTGDDFFHTLTRHFAAAFGLRRAFIAECVDQPITRVRTLAYWYDAEMRPNFEFEIAGTPCERTIRDGRVYCVSDGLGELYPRARRLRLDGYLGAPIFDTSGRLLIGHVAFETEGPLDVAILASPLFQIFVSRASAELRRKRAEDVLRASEEHYRLLVEHQTDVVVKLDGQQRLLFVSPSFCRLFGAEEQALLGSRLRPAVAQEDRGRFEAAWQSLEMPPHEAHFEERLATTQGWRCIAWSQKAMVDDENRITAVIAAGRDVTDRLRAEEQARQHLQQLAHVGRISAMGEMGSAIAHEINQPLTAVRTYAQACRRLLAAGVGPNELGDTLERVANQAERAAEIIQRLRGFLAQQEVQAMPVDPNFLVREVIDLCRADASQCGVQLRLDLATHAMPLVHVDPIQVEQIVLNLVRNGIEAIQQAESMERVLTVSTQRRGREAWVSVQDSGPGVSPDAAARIFDAFFTTKPGGMGVGLALSRSIAEAHGGRLWLDETGGGALFHLALPAVADDAGDSA; via the coding sequence ATGCCACTCGAAGCCGTCGCCGAGATGCCGCCCGAACCGCACACGCGGGACCTGCAGGGGATGCTCCTCGACGCCGTCGACGATGGCGTGGGCCTGCTCGATGCGCAGGGGATGCTGCGCCTGGCCAATCCCGCGCTCGCCGCGCTGCTGGGCCGCGACGCGGCCGAGTTCGCCGGCGATCCGTGGCGCATGCGCATCGCCGACGGCGAACACACAGCCTGGGACGCCGCCTTCGAGGCCGCCTGCCGGGGCGAGCGGGCCTCGTGCGCCACACTGCTGTGTCGCCCCGACGGCCATGCGGTCCCCGTGGAGATCTCCCTGCGTCCGCTGCGCGATGCGGACGATCGTGTCGAGGCGATCGCATTGATTGCCTGCGATCCGACGCGCCGGCAAGGCAACGAGGAGATGCTGCGCTGGATCGCTCGCGCCACCGCGCCGCTGACCGGAGACGACTTCTTCCACACGCTGACCCGCCACTTCGCGGCCGCCTTCGGCCTGCGTCGCGCCTTCATCGCCGAATGCGTGGACCAGCCGATCACGCGCGTGCGCACGCTGGCGTATTGGTACGACGCCGAAATGCGGCCGAACTTCGAGTTCGAGATCGCTGGCACGCCATGCGAACGCACGATCCGCGACGGCCGGGTCTATTGCGTCAGCGACGGCCTCGGCGAGCTGTACCCCAGGGCCCGCCGCCTGCGCCTCGACGGCTACCTTGGCGCGCCCATCTTCGACACCAGCGGGCGCCTCCTCATCGGTCACGTCGCCTTCGAGACCGAGGGACCGCTGGACGTCGCCATCCTCGCGAGTCCGCTGTTCCAGATCTTCGTTTCGCGCGCGTCGGCCGAGCTGCGTCGCAAGCGCGCAGAGGACGTGCTTCGTGCAAGCGAGGAGCACTACCGGCTGCTGGTGGAGCACCAGACCGACGTGGTCGTGAAGCTCGACGGGCAGCAGCGGCTGCTCTTCGTCAGCCCGTCGTTCTGCCGTCTCTTCGGCGCGGAAGAGCAAGCCTTGCTGGGTTCGCGCCTCAGGCCCGCCGTGGCCCAGGAAGATCGTGGGCGGTTCGAAGCGGCATGGCAGTCGCTGGAGATGCCGCCGCATGAGGCGCACTTCGAGGAGCGGCTGGCGACCACCCAAGGTTGGCGCTGCATCGCCTGGTCGCAAAAGGCGATGGTGGACGATGAGAACCGCATCACCGCCGTGATCGCCGCGGGCCGCGACGTCACCGATCGCCTGCGTGCCGAGGAGCAGGCACGCCAGCATCTGCAGCAACTCGCGCACGTGGGGCGCATCAGCGCGATGGGCGAGATGGGATCGGCGATCGCCCACGAGATCAACCAGCCGCTCACTGCCGTTCGCACCTATGCCCAGGCGTGCCGTCGCCTGCTCGCCGCAGGCGTGGGGCCGAACGAGCTCGGCGACACGCTGGAGCGTGTTGCCAACCAGGCCGAGCGCGCGGCCGAGATCATCCAGCGCCTGCGCGGCTTCCTTGCCCAGCAGGAAGTGCAAGCCATGCCGGTCGACCCGAATTTCCTCGTGCGGGAGGTGATCGACTTGTGTCGCGCCGACGCGAGCCAGTGCGGGGTGCAGCTGCGCCTCGATCTGGCGACCCACGCGATGCCGCTGGTTCATGTCGACCCGATCCAGGTCGAGCAGATCGTGCTGAACCTCGTGCGCAACGGCATCGAGGCGATCCAGCAGGCCGAGAGCATGGAGCGCGTGCTGACGGTATCGACGCAGCGCCGAGGGCGCGAAGCGTGGGTGTCCGTGCAAGACAGCGGACCCGGTGTCTCGCCCGACGCGGCGGCCCGCATCTTCGACGCGTTCTTCACCACCAAGCCGGGGGGAATGGGCGTAGGCCTGGCGCTCAGCCGCTCGATCGCCGAAGCGCACGGCGGACGCTTGTGGCTCGACGAGACTGGCGGCGGCGCGTTGTTCCACCTCGCCCTGCCGGCGGTCGCCGATGACGCAGGAGACAGCGCATGA
- a CDS encoding FadR/GntR family transcriptional regulator: MDIRHTCYKSCMTARSSAPRATFQEQVLHQLGKDICAGRYRPGQVLPSEPELCERFGYSRIVIREAIKSLVAKGMLEVSRRVGTLVLELSRWNLFDTDIIAWRAESRQPDPTMARDLAELRRVVEPAAVRLAAVRASDSDRKALRAAYMAMERAVAGKGDYVEADLAFHATILSACGNQFLRQMQEAMSAMLQASFKVISEKPGGPAFSLPMHEAICVAIERGDAEAAERAALVLIEQAESDLQDRLRLRKADPRSSARSAAHRTRERTARSA; this comes from the coding sequence TTGGACATTCGTCATACGTGCTATAAGAGCTGCATGACCGCACGATCCTCGGCCCCGAGGGCCACGTTTCAGGAGCAGGTCCTGCACCAGCTCGGCAAGGACATCTGCGCGGGTCGGTATCGGCCGGGACAAGTCCTTCCTTCGGAGCCGGAGCTGTGCGAGCGCTTCGGCTACAGCCGCATCGTCATCCGCGAGGCGATCAAGTCGCTGGTGGCCAAGGGGATGCTGGAAGTGAGCCGGCGCGTGGGCACGTTGGTGCTCGAGCTCTCGCGCTGGAACCTCTTCGATACCGACATCATCGCGTGGCGTGCCGAATCGAGGCAGCCCGATCCCACGATGGCGCGCGACCTCGCCGAGTTGCGGCGCGTGGTGGAGCCCGCGGCCGTGCGCCTGGCGGCCGTCCGGGCCAGCGACAGCGATCGCAAGGCGCTGCGCGCGGCTTACATGGCCATGGAGCGCGCCGTTGCAGGCAAGGGTGACTACGTCGAGGCGGACCTCGCCTTTCACGCCACCATCCTGTCGGCCTGCGGCAATCAGTTTCTGCGGCAGATGCAGGAGGCGATGTCCGCCATGCTGCAGGCCAGCTTCAAGGTCATCTCCGAGAAGCCGGGCGGGCCGGCGTTCTCGCTGCCGATGCACGAAGCGATCTGCGTGGCCATCGAAAGGGGCGATGCCGAGGCGGCCGAGCGCGCCGCGCTGGTTCTCATCGAACAGGCGGAGTCGGACCTTCAGGATCGTCTGCGCTTGCGAAAGGCCGACCCTCGCTCGTCCGCAAGAAGTGCGGCCCATCGGACGCGCGAGCGCACGGCACGAAGCGCGTGA
- a CDS encoding TRAP transporter small permease, which translates to MGKTLTALADALTRALEVVMVICMVVMLVMVFGNVMLRLFFNTGIDLSEEMPRFAFVWMTFLGAIVGMRRRAHLGVDILVQALPVLGRKVCWGISQAVMLICCLYIVYGTWLQHDIIKGNASPVAQVSMLWVFGVSYLTGTAIAIICISNLVRLFTGQVTEEELIDVHEEGMSEALEAEHEIEEQTAQHPITGSAKP; encoded by the coding sequence ATGGGCAAGACATTGACGGCCCTCGCCGATGCGCTGACCCGCGCGCTCGAAGTGGTGATGGTGATCTGCATGGTGGTCATGCTGGTCATGGTGTTCGGCAACGTGATGCTGCGGCTGTTCTTCAACACCGGCATCGACCTGTCCGAGGAGATGCCGCGCTTCGCCTTCGTGTGGATGACCTTCCTCGGCGCGATCGTCGGCATGCGCCGCCGCGCCCACCTCGGCGTCGACATCCTGGTGCAGGCGCTGCCGGTGCTGGGACGCAAGGTCTGCTGGGGCATCAGCCAGGCCGTCATGCTGATCTGCTGCCTCTACATCGTCTACGGCACCTGGCTGCAGCACGACATCATCAAGGGCAACGCCTCGCCGGTCGCACAGGTCAGCATGCTGTGGGTGTTCGGCGTGAGCTACCTCACCGGCACCGCGATCGCGATCATCTGCATCTCCAACCTGGTGCGCCTGTTCACGGGCCAGGTGACGGAGGAAGAGCTGATCGACGTGCACGAAGAGGGCATGAGCGAAGCGCTGGAGGCGGAGCACGAGATCGAGGAGCAGACCGCCCAGCATCCGATCACCGGGAGCGCCAAGCCATGA
- a CDS encoding TRAP transporter large permease subunit has protein sequence MTIAVFISSLLGFMALGMPVAFALIACGLAMMFFMGVTDPQIVIQNMWDGANSFPLLAVPFFMLAGEFMNAGGMTRRIIMMAMAWVGHIRGGLGYVAVVAAVIMASLSGSAVADTAALAAVLVPLMRNAGYNVNRSCGLIACGGIIAPVIPPSIGMILYGVTGGVSITKLFIAGIVPGVLMGLSIMIAWRWSIGRDKPKVEAKRTTAERLTATREALWALVLPIVIVGGLKFGVFTPTEAAVIAAVYSLLIGVLVYREIKPKQLFHLFYRAAETTAVIMFLVSAAGVSAWLITTANIPQQLADLVQPLMDNKMLLTFALMILVLLIGSALDFTPTVLIMTPVLMPVLKQAGIDPVYFGVLFIMNNAIGLVTPPVGTVLNVVCGVAKIPMSGAIKGVVPFMVAQTIVMLLLVVFPQIVMWPLQMMTR, from the coding sequence ATGACGATCGCCGTCTTCATCTCGTCCCTGCTCGGCTTCATGGCGCTGGGCATGCCGGTGGCGTTCGCGCTCATCGCCTGCGGACTCGCCATGATGTTCTTCATGGGCGTCACGGATCCGCAGATCGTGATCCAGAACATGTGGGACGGCGCCAACAGCTTCCCGCTGCTCGCGGTGCCGTTCTTCATGCTGGCCGGCGAGTTCATGAACGCGGGCGGCATGACGCGCCGCATCATCATGATGGCCATGGCCTGGGTGGGCCACATCCGCGGCGGCCTGGGTTACGTCGCGGTGGTGGCGGCGGTCATCATGGCCTCGCTGTCGGGATCGGCGGTGGCCGACACCGCCGCGCTCGCCGCCGTGCTCGTGCCGCTCATGCGCAACGCCGGCTACAACGTCAACCGCTCATGCGGACTCATCGCCTGCGGCGGCATCATCGCGCCGGTGATCCCGCCGTCGATCGGCATGATCCTGTACGGCGTGACCGGCGGGGTGTCGATCACCAAGCTGTTCATCGCCGGCATCGTCCCCGGCGTGCTGATGGGCCTGTCGATCATGATCGCGTGGCGCTGGTCGATCGGCCGGGACAAGCCCAAGGTGGAGGCGAAGCGCACCACGGCCGAGCGCCTGACGGCCACGCGCGAGGCGCTGTGGGCGCTGGTGCTGCCGATCGTGATCGTCGGCGGCCTCAAGTTCGGCGTGTTCACGCCGACCGAGGCCGCCGTCATCGCGGCGGTGTATTCGCTGCTCATCGGCGTGCTGGTGTACCGCGAGATCAAGCCGAAGCAGCTCTTCCACCTGTTCTATCGCGCGGCCGAGACCACTGCAGTCATCATGTTCCTGGTGTCCGCGGCAGGCGTGTCGGCGTGGCTCATCACCACCGCCAACATCCCGCAGCAGCTCGCCGACCTGGTCCAGCCGCTCATGGACAACAAGATGCTGCTGACCTTCGCGCTGATGATCCTGGTGCTGCTGATCGGATCGGCGCTCGACTTCACGCCCACCGTGCTCATCATGACGCCGGTGCTGATGCCGGTGCTCAAGCAGGCGGGAATCGATCCCGTGTACTTCGGCGTGCTGTTCATCATGAACAATGCGATCGGGCTGGTCACGCCACCTGTGGGCACGGTGCTCAACGTGGTGTGCGGCGTGGCCAAGATCCCGATGAGCGGCGCGATCAAGGGGGTCGTTCCCTTCATGGTCGCGCAGACCATCGTCATGCTGCTGCTCGTGGTCTTCCCGCAGATCGTCATGTGGCCGCTGCAGATGATGACGCGCTGA
- a CDS encoding helix-turn-helix domain-containing protein, producing MEKYFGHEVAVQTSKSLLVETPRTWQAKHLLEAERRTVQEVSVAVGYEDAAYFRSLFKRFTGIGPQAYRDRFGIKRNARA from the coding sequence GTGGAAAAGTATTTCGGTCACGAGGTGGCGGTTCAGACATCGAAATCGCTGCTCGTCGAGACACCACGCACCTGGCAAGCAAAGCACCTGCTCGAAGCGGAGCGCAGGACCGTGCAGGAGGTGAGCGTCGCTGTCGGGTACGAGGATGCCGCCTACTTCCGTAGCCTGTTCAAGCGCTTCACCGGCATCGGGCCGCAGGCCTATCGAGACCGCTTCGGCATCAAGAGGAACGCGCGGGCCTGA
- a CDS encoding HPP family protein: MSRHPVIRFTWCLVGAAAGITFALWLVAPPISPFLLASLGGSAVFLFGLTRAPAAQPRALFGGHLGGALIGIVCYQSFGEAPWVYALAQVLTLGFMLLTKTVHPPAGANPLIMVAGHAGFHALWNVVLVGVLALAAMAFVWSRMLPGLARYPLAWLERSPPSILWGGWSD; encoded by the coding sequence GTGTCTCGACATCCCGTCATCCGCTTCACATGGTGCCTCGTCGGCGCCGCCGCCGGAATCACGTTCGCCTTGTGGCTCGTGGCGCCGCCGATCTCGCCTTTTCTGCTTGCGTCGCTTGGTGGCTCCGCGGTCTTCCTCTTCGGCCTGACACGCGCTCCTGCAGCGCAACCGCGTGCGCTTTTCGGTGGTCACCTCGGTGGCGCCTTGATCGGCATCGTCTGCTACCAGAGTTTCGGCGAGGCCCCGTGGGTCTATGCGTTGGCGCAGGTCCTCACGCTCGGATTCATGCTGCTCACGAAGACTGTTCATCCCCCGGCCGGTGCGAACCCTCTCATCATGGTTGCCGGACACGCGGGGTTTCATGCCCTGTGGAACGTTGTTCTTGTGGGCGTGCTCGCCCTGGCGGCGATGGCATTTGTCTGGAGCCGCATGTTGCCCGGACTCGCCCGCTATCCGCTTGCCTGGCTCGAGCGATCGCCGCCGTCCATTCTTTGGGGCGGTTGGAGCGACTAG
- a CDS encoding enolase C-terminal domain-like protein produces MGTTLITDVKVVLTAPEGINLVVVKVETDQPGLVGLGCATFAYRHLAVKCLIEEYLRPLLVGRDAHAIEDLWQLMHQNAYWRNGPIENNAISGVDMALWDIKGKLAGMPLYQLFGGKCREGVPIYRHADGRDIAELCDNIQKYREQGITHIRCQSGGYGGGAFGAAPAGAPEGAPKGVYLDSRKYMRETVKMFDEIRGRVGNDVALCHDVHERLKPIDAIRFACELERFDLFFLEDAIALEEGEWIRQLRAKTNTPLAQGELFNHPLEWRTLITERLIDFIRVHLSQVGGITPGRKLQIFAEQFGVRTAWHGPGDMSPLAHAANIHIDLAARNFGVQEWSGTEPPNFVIQELKGPRAALLDVFPGLPEFRNGFVYANDKPGLGVDLNEAEAAKYPCDSSVTTWTQTRLPDGTLQTP; encoded by the coding sequence ATGGGCACCACGCTGATCACCGACGTCAAGGTCGTCCTGACAGCTCCCGAGGGCATCAACCTCGTGGTGGTCAAGGTCGAGACCGACCAGCCGGGCCTGGTGGGCCTGGGCTGCGCCACCTTCGCCTACCGCCACCTGGCGGTGAAGTGCCTCATCGAGGAGTACCTGCGCCCGCTGCTGGTGGGCCGCGATGCGCACGCGATCGAGGACCTGTGGCAGCTCATGCACCAGAACGCCTACTGGCGCAACGGACCGATCGAGAACAACGCGATCTCCGGTGTCGACATGGCGCTGTGGGACATCAAGGGCAAGCTCGCCGGCATGCCGCTGTACCAGCTGTTCGGCGGCAAGTGCCGCGAGGGCGTTCCCATCTACCGGCATGCAGACGGCCGCGACATCGCCGAGCTCTGCGACAACATCCAGAAGTACCGAGAGCAAGGCATCACGCACATCCGCTGCCAGAGCGGCGGCTACGGCGGGGGTGCATTCGGCGCGGCCCCGGCCGGCGCGCCGGAGGGCGCACCGAAGGGCGTGTACCTCGACTCCCGCAAGTACATGCGCGAGACGGTGAAGATGTTCGACGAGATCCGCGGCCGCGTCGGCAACGACGTCGCGCTGTGCCACGACGTGCACGAGCGCCTGAAGCCGATCGACGCGATCCGCTTCGCCTGCGAGCTGGAGCGCTTCGACCTCTTCTTCCTCGAGGACGCGATCGCGCTCGAGGAAGGCGAATGGATCCGCCAGCTGCGCGCGAAGACCAACACCCCGCTCGCGCAAGGCGAGCTGTTCAACCATCCCTTGGAGTGGCGCACGCTCATCACGGAACGCCTGATCGACTTCATCCGCGTGCACCTCAGCCAGGTCGGCGGCATCACGCCCGGGCGCAAGCTGCAGATCTTCGCCGAGCAGTTCGGCGTGCGCACGGCGTGGCACGGCCCCGGCGACATGTCGCCGCTGGCGCACGCGGCCAACATCCACATCGACCTGGCCGCGCGCAACTTCGGCGTGCAGGAATGGTCCGGCACCGAGCCGCCGAACTTCGTGATCCAGGAGCTCAAAGGCCCGCGCGCCGCGCTGCTCGACGTCTTTCCGGGCCTGCCCGAGTTCCGCAACGGGTTCGTGTACGCCAACGACAAGCCCGGCCTCGGCGTCGACCTGAACGAGGCCGAGGCAGCCAAGTACCCCTGCGACAGCAGCGTGACGACCTGGACGCAGACGCGCCTGCCGGACGGCACGCTGCAGACACCCTAG
- a CDS encoding response regulator — MSAPEPIVHVIDDEADVRQALALLMRSVNLKSRTYASAQEFLADYESGSPGCLVVDVRLPGMSGLELQERLTQAGIALPVIVMTGHGDIQMAVRAMRAGALDFVEKPFHDQALLDRVHEGIERSLHLQDVAGERGELQRRYASLTEREKQVMAQVIEGRQNKLIADELGLSTRTVETHRAHIIEKMGATSLSHLVRMAIAVMPQHGSVGLVRGRRS; from the coding sequence ATGAGTGCGCCCGAGCCGATCGTCCACGTGATCGACGACGAAGCCGATGTGCGGCAGGCACTCGCGCTTCTGATGCGCTCGGTGAACCTGAAGTCGCGGACCTACGCGTCGGCGCAGGAGTTCCTCGCCGACTACGAGAGCGGCTCGCCCGGTTGTCTTGTCGTCGATGTGCGACTGCCCGGCATGAGCGGCCTCGAGCTGCAGGAGCGGCTGACGCAAGCCGGCATCGCGCTGCCGGTCATCGTCATGACCGGCCATGGAGACATCCAGATGGCCGTGCGGGCAATGCGCGCCGGTGCGCTGGACTTCGTGGAGAAGCCGTTCCACGACCAGGCGCTGCTCGACCGCGTGCACGAAGGCATCGAGCGCTCGCTGCACCTGCAGGACGTGGCGGGCGAGCGCGGCGAGCTGCAACGGCGGTATGCGAGCCTCACCGAGCGCGAGAAGCAGGTGATGGCGCAGGTGATCGAAGGCCGGCAGAACAAGCTCATCGCCGACGAGCTGGGACTGTCCACTCGCACGGTGGAGACGCATCGCGCCCACATCATCGAGAAGATGGGCGCGACCTCGCTGTCGCACCTGGTGCGCATGGCGATCGCGGTGATGCCGCAGCACGGCAGCGTGGGGCTGGTCCGCGGCCGAAGGTCCTGA
- a CDS encoding beta-propeller fold lactonase family protein: MNVHRRRFAVHASALALAAAVAAPASAHDGGHGFHARKVFTSTNSPGNNELLVFAQGRSGELVLTARVATQGQGTGAGLGSQGAVTLSTDGRHVFVVNARSNTVSTFVVRDDGVALASVVDSGGFLPISVTEDDGIVYVLNAGGAGNVAGFRNHHGELRPLTDGTRPLSASGGTNPAQVGFGADGEILVVTEKATNRITSYPVHRNGVLGKAVVTASSGATPFGFAFDRRDHLIVSEATASAASSYCFDERSATPTLVSASVPNTQAAACWVVVTPHGKHAYTANAGTSTLSSYRIARSGRLELANAVAASTGANAGATDMAVSSDGRWLFALAPRSLQIVAFELAHDGSLLPAGAAGGLPAGSVGLAAN, encoded by the coding sequence ATGAACGTTCACCGTCGACGCTTTGCCGTCCACGCTTCAGCTCTCGCGCTGGCCGCTGCCGTTGCCGCGCCGGCATCGGCTCACGATGGGGGCCATGGCTTTCACGCACGGAAGGTCTTCACCAGCACGAACTCGCCCGGCAACAACGAGCTTCTGGTCTTTGCCCAAGGCAGGAGCGGCGAACTGGTGCTGACGGCACGTGTGGCCACGCAGGGCCAGGGCACGGGCGCGGGCCTCGGCTCCCAGGGCGCCGTCACGCTCAGCACGGATGGACGGCATGTGTTCGTGGTCAATGCTCGCAGCAACACGGTGTCGACGTTCGTCGTCCGCGATGACGGCGTCGCACTCGCATCGGTGGTCGACTCGGGCGGCTTCCTGCCGATCAGCGTGACCGAAGACGACGGCATCGTCTACGTGCTCAATGCCGGCGGCGCCGGAAACGTGGCGGGGTTTCGCAACCACCATGGCGAGCTGAGGCCGCTGACCGACGGGACGCGCCCGTTGTCGGCGTCGGGCGGCACGAACCCGGCCCAGGTCGGCTTCGGCGCCGATGGCGAGATTCTCGTCGTCACGGAAAAGGCGACCAACCGCATCACGAGCTATCCGGTGCATCGCAACGGGGTGCTGGGCAAGGCGGTCGTGACGGCGTCGTCCGGCGCGACGCCGTTCGGATTCGCGTTCGACCGGCGCGACCACCTGATCGTGTCCGAGGCAACCGCCAGCGCAGCGTCTTCGTACTGCTTCGACGAGCGGTCCGCGACACCGACGCTGGTGAGCGCTTCCGTGCCGAACACGCAGGCTGCCGCGTGCTGGGTGGTGGTGACGCCCCACGGCAAGCACGCCTACACGGCCAATGCGGGCACCAGCACGCTCAGCAGCTACCGCATCGCGCGTTCGGGGCGGCTCGAGCTCGCGAACGCGGTGGCGGCGAGCACAGGCGCCAACGCAGGAGCGACGGACATGGCGGTCTCGTCGGATGGGCGCTGGCTGTTTGCACTTGCGCCGCGCAGCCTGCAGATCGTTGCCTTCGAGCTCGCGCATGACGGCAGCTTGCTGCCGGCCGGCGCCGCTGGCGGGTTGCCGGCGGGAAGTGTGGGGCTGGCCGCCAACTGA
- a CDS encoding SDR family oxidoreductase translates to MSTALFDLSGRTALITGSTRGIGFALAQGLSAAGARVIVNSRQQAAVDQAVAKLKEQGFDVRGAAFDVADQDSVSAAFDAFDQQGLEIDILVNNAGIQHRAPMLELELKDWQRVIDTNLTAAFLVGKETARRMVARGRGGKIINIGSLTSEAARATVAPYTVAKAGIKLLSRAMAAEWARHDIQANSIGPGYILTDMNQALVDNPQFDAWVKSSNPSQRWGKPEELVGAAIFLASAASNYVNGQIIYVDGGWLSVL, encoded by the coding sequence ATGAGCACCGCTCTCTTCGACCTCTCGGGCCGCACGGCGCTGATCACCGGCTCGACGCGAGGCATCGGCTTCGCCCTCGCCCAGGGCCTGTCGGCCGCCGGCGCCAGGGTCATCGTGAACAGCCGCCAGCAGGCCGCCGTCGACCAGGCCGTGGCCAAGCTGAAGGAACAGGGGTTCGACGTGCGCGGCGCCGCCTTCGACGTGGCCGACCAAGACTCCGTATCCGCCGCATTCGACGCGTTCGACCAGCAGGGCCTGGAGATCGACATCCTCGTCAACAACGCCGGCATCCAGCATCGCGCCCCCATGCTCGAACTGGAGCTGAAGGACTGGCAGCGCGTGATCGACACCAATCTCACCGCGGCCTTCCTCGTCGGCAAGGAAACGGCCAGGCGGATGGTGGCGCGCGGCCGCGGCGGCAAGATCATCAACATCGGCTCGCTCACCAGCGAGGCCGCGCGCGCCACCGTGGCGCCCTACACCGTGGCCAAGGCCGGCATCAAGCTGCTGTCGCGCGCCATGGCCGCCGAGTGGGCCCGGCACGACATCCAGGCCAACTCCATTGGCCCGGGCTACATCCTCACCGACATGAACCAGGCGCTGGTCGACAACCCGCAGTTCGACGCCTGGGTCAAGAGCAGCAATCCGTCGCAGCGCTGGGGCAAGCCCGAGGAGCTGGTGGGCGCTGCCATCTTCCTCGCCTCGGCCGCCTCCAACTACGTCAACGGCCAGATCATCTACGTCGACGGCGGCTGGCTGTCGGTGTTATGA
- a CDS encoding TRAP transporter substrate-binding protein has translation MKSNPSSFPATRRLAMAAMAALALTSTAALAEVKAKIGHAMPETHPQAAAMNKFAELASTYTKGNVKIQAYHSAVLGSDEKQLQAVQAGTQELYIGTLAPLSTRVKEVQVWDLPFMFQNTREVYAVLDGASSKKIFEKIEPAGLVGLTWTGMGFRNLSNSKRSVTKLEDVNGLKIRVMANPVALDTWKTIGANAVPMAFAEVFPALEIKALDGQENPLLHMYANKMQEVQKFISVTNHVYTPVALVASKKFWDTLSPDDKAGVQKAAVEAGLLQRKLLDEGDADVIAKFKAAGVTINTVSPAELARIQEKVKPTVAKFSPIIGEDFVKGFYAEIEKARAAK, from the coding sequence ATGAAGTCCAACCCCTCTTCCTTCCCGGCAACGCGCCGGCTGGCCATGGCCGCCATGGCGGCGCTCGCGCTGACCTCCACCGCGGCGCTGGCCGAGGTCAAGGCCAAGATCGGCCACGCCATGCCCGAGACGCATCCGCAGGCCGCGGCGATGAACAAGTTCGCCGAGCTGGCATCCACCTACACCAAGGGCAACGTCAAGATCCAGGCGTACCACAGCGCCGTTCTCGGCAGCGACGAGAAGCAGCTGCAGGCGGTGCAGGCCGGCACGCAGGAGCTCTACATCGGCACGCTGGCGCCGCTGTCCACCCGCGTCAAGGAAGTGCAGGTCTGGGACCTGCCGTTCATGTTCCAGAACACCCGCGAGGTCTACGCGGTCCTGGACGGCGCGTCGTCGAAGAAGATCTTCGAGAAGATCGAGCCGGCCGGCCTCGTGGGGCTCACATGGACCGGCATGGGCTTTCGCAACCTGTCCAACAGCAAGCGCAGCGTCACCAAGCTCGAGGATGTCAACGGCCTGAAGATCCGGGTGATGGCCAATCCGGTGGCGCTCGACACGTGGAAGACCATCGGCGCCAACGCCGTGCCGATGGCCTTTGCCGAGGTCTTCCCGGCGCTCGAGATCAAGGCGCTGGACGGCCAGGAGAATCCGCTGCTGCACATGTACGCCAACAAGATGCAGGAAGTGCAGAAGTTCATCTCCGTCACCAACCACGTCTACACGCCGGTAGCACTGGTGGCGTCGAAGAAGTTCTGGGACACGCTGTCGCCCGACGACAAGGCGGGTGTGCAGAAAGCCGCTGTCGAGGCCGGCCTGCTGCAACGCAAGCTGCTCGACGAAGGCGACGCCGACGTCATCGCCAAGTTCAAGGCCGCCGGCGTGACGATCAACACCGTGAGCCCGGCCGAGCTGGCGCGCATCCAGGAAAAGGTCAAGCCGACGGTCGCCAAGTTCTCGCCGATCATCGGCGAGGACTTCGTCAAGGGCTTCTACGCCGAGATCGAGAAGGCTCGCGCCGCCAAGTAG